The Bradyrhizobium ottawaense genome window below encodes:
- a CDS encoding HU family DNA-binding protein → MAKKDSAKKDSAKKAAAPATITLKQLAADIAESQDLSKKHAEAVLTDMVDLIAKHLRKGDRVRIVGLGILQVRKRAARTGRNPATGEPIHIKASKKVTFRPVKELKEAI, encoded by the coding sequence ATGGCTAAGAAGGATTCGGCCAAGAAGGATTCGGCGAAGAAGGCAGCCGCTCCCGCCACCATCACGCTCAAGCAGCTCGCCGCCGATATCGCCGAGAGCCAGGATCTGTCGAAAAAGCACGCCGAGGCGGTCCTGACCGACATGGTCGACTTGATCGCCAAGCACCTCAGGAAGGGCGACCGGGTCCGCATCGTCGGGCTCGGCATCCTCCAGGTCCGCAAGCGCGCCGCCCGAACCGGCCGCAATCCCGCCACCGGCGAGCCGATCCACATCAAGGCCAGCAAGAAGGTCACCTTCCGCCCGGTCAAGGAACTGAAAGAGGCGATCTGA